In the Euphorbia lathyris chromosome 5, ddEupLath1.1, whole genome shotgun sequence genome, one interval contains:
- the LOC136230337 gene encoding mitochondrial inner membrane protease ATP23-like isoform X1 — protein sequence MEFTDDPSQNPHPIGMTVTECHNMIQQSLRTPMVKSLKEHLEKAGCGIDDNFIKAVHCNMNISGGYVPGKGITVCSNELSTQDEVNQVVKHELIHAYDECRAANLNWYNCAHQACSEIRANKLSGDCHFKRELLRGYMKLKGQGKECVLRRSMKSVMANPNCSQYTAKAAIDAVWDRCYNDTAPFDTAP from the exons ATGGAATTTACAGACGATCCTTCACAAAACCCTCATCCCATTGGCATGACAGTGACAGAATGCCACAATATGATCCAACAAAGTCTGAGAA CTCCAATGGTAAAATCCTTAAAGGAGCATTTGGAGAAAGCAGGCTGTGGAATTGATGACAATTTCATCAAGGCCGTTCATTGCAATATGAATATTAGTGGTGGTTATGTTCCCGGTAAAGGG ATAACAGTGTGCAGTAATGAGTTGAGCACCCAAGATGAAGTTAACCAAGTGGTTAAACATGAGCTGATTCATGCCTACGATGAATGTCGTGCTGCGAACTTGAACTGGTATAATTGTGCTCATCAAGCCTGTAGTGAG ATTCGTGCTAACAAACTAAGCGGAGATTGCCACTTTAAAAGGGAATTGCTGCGGGGTTACATGAAGTTAAAAGGCCAAGGAAAA GAATGTGTGCTTAGAAGATCGATGAAATCAGTGATGGCCAACCCAAACTGCTCACAATATACTGCCAAGGCCGCAATTGATGCCGTCTGGGATCGCTGCTACAATGATACAGCGCCTTTTGATACAGCTCCTTGA
- the LOC136230337 gene encoding mitochondrial inner membrane protease ATP23-like isoform X2 has protein sequence MEFTDDPSQNPHPIGMTVTECHNMIQQTPMVKSLKEHLEKAGCGIDDNFIKAVHCNMNISGGYVPGKGITVCSNELSTQDEVNQVVKHELIHAYDECRAANLNWYNCAHQACSEIRANKLSGDCHFKRELLRGYMKLKGQGKECVLRRSMKSVMANPNCSQYTAKAAIDAVWDRCYNDTAPFDTAP, from the exons ATGGAATTTACAGACGATCCTTCACAAAACCCTCATCCCATTGGCATGACAGTGACAGAATGCCACAATATGATCCAACAAA CTCCAATGGTAAAATCCTTAAAGGAGCATTTGGAGAAAGCAGGCTGTGGAATTGATGACAATTTCATCAAGGCCGTTCATTGCAATATGAATATTAGTGGTGGTTATGTTCCCGGTAAAGGG ATAACAGTGTGCAGTAATGAGTTGAGCACCCAAGATGAAGTTAACCAAGTGGTTAAACATGAGCTGATTCATGCCTACGATGAATGTCGTGCTGCGAACTTGAACTGGTATAATTGTGCTCATCAAGCCTGTAGTGAG ATTCGTGCTAACAAACTAAGCGGAGATTGCCACTTTAAAAGGGAATTGCTGCGGGGTTACATGAAGTTAAAAGGCCAAGGAAAA GAATGTGTGCTTAGAAGATCGATGAAATCAGTGATGGCCAACCCAAACTGCTCACAATATACTGCCAAGGCCGCAATTGATGCCGTCTGGGATCGCTGCTACAATGATACAGCGCCTTTTGATACAGCTCCTTGA
- the LOC136230641 gene encoding cytochrome b5, whose protein sequence is MGGEGKVYTLSEVSDHNTPKDCWLVIDGKVYDVTKFLEDHPGGDEVLLSATGKDATDDFEDVGHSSSAKAMMDEFYVGEIDSSTIPTRKDYTPPKQPHYNQDKTPEFIIKLLQFLVPLLILGLAFGIRFYTKSVDA, encoded by the exons ATGGGCGGTGAAGGAAAGGTTTATACTTTGTCTGAGGTCTCTGACCATAACACCCCCAAAGACTGCTGGCTTGTTATTGATGGCAAG GTATATGATGTGACAAAATTCTTGGAGGATCATCCTGGAGGAGATGAAGTATTGTTGTCGGCCACAG GGAAGGATGCAACCGATGACTTTGAGGACGTTGGCCATAGTAGCAGCGCGAAAGCAATGATGGATGAATTCTATGTAGGTGAGATTGATTCATCAACCATTCCTACGAGAAAGGACTATACACCTCCTAAGCAACCCCATTACAACCAAGACAAGACACCAGAATTCATTATCAAGCTCCTGCAATTCTTAGTTCCCCTTCTAATCTTGGGTTTGGCTTTTGGAATCCGCTTCTATACCAAATCAGTGGACGCTTAA